Genomic segment of Panicum virgatum strain AP13 chromosome 2K, P.virgatum_v5, whole genome shotgun sequence:
AAGGGCTTACTTCCCAATCCATGTTTCTGGTCAGCACTGACCAGTTCTAAGAAACATACCTAAGATCACTTGGAAATTGTGTCCAACGTGTCAGGACCATTCTCCCTGAGCGGGTTATCAATTGTAACGGTGATTAGACCCGGATTGATGTACGATTTATGATACCAAAAGTAACAACAGACCTTCTGAAATAGGCCCAGACTGATGCACGATGCACAATTCAGTTCAGAGTGGAGGACCAGACCTTTTGAAAAACAAATACTGAACATTACTCATATTGAAATGCAGTCACAGAACTCCTGCCTGttctcattcaaaaaaaaaatcacgtaTCTTGCTTGTATGACTCTTCTTGTGAAAATGCACATGTTGAAAGGAGCACAGAGACAATTAAAGACTCCCAAGACTAGTGCTACTCGGCAAACTCCTACGGATTGCCACATCACTCAGAGATGTTGCACGGCAAAGTGGCATTGCCAAAATAGGGTGCTCGAAATCAAAccatctttttttaaaaaaaataaaagttaaACCATCTTTGAATCGGAATGGTTAATGACCAGATGAACCTGTGTATGCAAGTCTGGGTGCCAAATGATACTACTCTGAGGATTCCTGCACAAAAATCCTAGACTTCTCGCTGGGACAGAATCTGCACCCCTCGTTCTTGATCTGACTGTTCAAGGTAGGTGCAGTAACAGGCGGGTGATTCTTCTGTCTGACCGGACCGCGGCGCCCCGCCGGCCTTTCGTTCATCCCAGACACCCACAGAAACATCTTTAAACCAACTCTCATGCGTCCACAAACTTTCaggacaatttttttttcaatttctagtGTTCTTTCATGCCAATCATTCAACGAGACGAGTTCAAAAAGGGAAGAAACGAAGAATCTAGTCACTTGTCACAGATTCGCAAAGATAAGTGAGGCTTGTGATATAACAACATTTCATGATTTCAATCTCCTACATGATTCTACAACTTTACATCCGGTTGAACCAAAAATGTTATAGTGCGTCAGGAGCTAAAAATAGGCTATACACAAACAGCTAACGGCTGGTTGCATGGCACCACGCCGCTGACATTGTGGCACGGCCTGACCATGGAGCTCAAGAACGCCCTCACAACCTCTTCAGAGGCGTTTCTTCTAAGCAAACACAGCACGTACTCCATGACCGCAGCGTCGCAGGGCAGCGTGATCCTGCCTTCGTCGCTGGAGAACCCAAACTCTTCCTGTGACATCATTAGGAGCTCGCCGAAGACCGCCGTACCAAGGTACGCCAGTGGGACCTGGAATCGCCGGCCATCGGCCAAGTACACGACGCAGTGGCCCTTGCTGGCCATGGACGATGAGGTACCGCATGATCCTTCAGCTTCTTTCATTGGTGTCAACGTGAGCCGCTTCCTCGCCAGAGCGGCCATTCTCTGCCACTTCTTCGCCATCTGAACAAGTCTCTTGGCACTTGGCAGTGATCATGGTTGCTTTTCCTGCTTTCCTGGCTGAATGTTCACAGAATATTCTGTCGGTACTCAGCTGCTGCTAGCTAGATGTAATGCATAGGTTGCTGATGAACTGATGAAGTATTTTTGCTAAGCTGATGGATATATAGGTGTGAGCTGAGATGAAAGAGGAAGGCATGCGGTTCAAGGGCAGCTATCAACTCAGGCTGGCAAGGGACAAGGCCACGAGCTCAGAACATGCAGTGCCAAGCTTTGGTGTGGTCTTGATTGGATTTCTTTGGGGCCATCTGTTGGGCACTGGTTGGAGCCACTTGTCGCAATGTCTGGGGTGCTAGGCTATCACAATGTGCAGCCATACTGCCCTGCCACATGGATCATGAGGACCACATGTCAGAGAGACAGTTCCTTCAGTGATCATGCAATGATAGACCCATTGTTTTGCTACATTTGTAGTTCCTCTTAAGATATCCGAAAGCCTTTGTGCCCACAGCAGCCCACGGCACATTGTTTTGGGGCGACCGGATTAGACCACGGCCTGTCTATCTGCACAGACAACTTGCTCGACAGCTTCATATCACTTCTTCAATTTGTGGTCTGCAGCTGGAATGGTAGCGCATCATGTGAGCTCCATTTCAGTTTGAAAGAAATCAGGAGAACCTCTCATCATCCAGCTCTGGAATAGACTGAACTGATGTATCTGATGGCACAACCGCTAGCTGAACGAGCCTAGCCTGGCCCCTACACTTCACGTTGGCCCCAACAAACATGGGGATGGGGTCCTCGTGCCGGTTCCCCACGACATGGGTGCTGTCCAAATCCAGGCACCGAAAGCATGTCGCGACCAGCTCCGGCAAGAGCCGGACCCATTCTCATCCAAATCGTACTAGCAGATGCGTCTTGCAACATTGCACTCACCGTGCTCATGGCCTTGTCCCTTGACCAACCATTCCACCAGAGTAGTCGTCTGAAATCTGTATATATTCACAGTCAGGTGGCCTCCGATCCGAACACCATCACTAACAGCTTCACAAACAAAACAGAGcaaacttaaacatcacctctCCAGCTTCCATctcaagaaagaagaaggaaataAGCGAGCAATCAACCATGATCAGCACCAAGAGGATTCCTCAGCTCGCCAAGAAGTGGCAGAGGATGGCAGCGCTTGGGAGGAAGCGCCTCACCTGGCAAAAGGAATCCGACGAGTGCTGCACCTCTGTGGCGAGCAAGGGCCACTGCGCGGTGTACACCGCCGACGGGGCGCGGTTCGAGGTGCCATTGGCATGCCTTGGGACAGCAGTCTTCACGGAGCTCCTGCAGATGTCGCGGGAGGAGTTCGGCTTTGGGGGTGATGATGGCAGGATCACACTACCCTGCGACGCTGCGGTCATGGAATACGCCATCTGTTTGCTCAGGAGGGGCGTCTCTGCGGAGGTGGAGAAGGCATTCCTGAACACCATGGTCATGCCGTGCCACTACAAAAACAGTGTGGCACCGTATGTGGCAGCTTGCTGTTAGAGTTGCAGCTGTATAAGTGGATGTATATTGTAGTGTTCATCAGTGTAGGTAGGAAGTAGGATACAGAGAGGTTATTCAGAGCCTTCTGCGTTCTGATCCTTCAAAAAGATCAAGGATGGTGGCTAGCAAGTTAGTGCCACTGTTCTTATTCAATGTACACATCCTTTGTTGCACAAATTAACTACTTGTTACAATTTGGGGCAATAAGTTTCGTCAGCACAATTTtctgaaaccaaaccaaaaaaaTTACTGCAACTCCGTGCTCCAGTTGAACCAAAACGTGACATTGTTTTGTGCCTCTTGCATTTCCAAGTTCCAACTGGCAACTTGCTGCAATATCCCGACTTTTGCCATCAGTTTGGTTTACAGAACATCAGGTGCTCACTCCTCCCAATCCATGTTTTATGGTCACCGGTCAGTATCAACCAGTTCTATCTAAGAAACATACCTCATGAAGGACACATGCAAATTGAGTCCAACCTGTCAAGGACTATTCTTCCTGAGGTTGTGCAGTGAGATATCAATTTCAAAGGTGATTATAATGTCCTATTTAAAAATATGAACTGGCTCCTCAGGTTGGGACATATAGCCTGACAGTTGTTCACGCCCATGCCAATTTGTATCTGAACGACCAGATTGAACATTTTAAGCTGGCCAAACTAATTGCTCGACAGCTTCACGTCACTTCAATTGGCGGTCTGTTAGGTCACTGGCATCTCATGTGAACTCGGTTTCATTGCTACTTCCTAATGTACCTAGAACTGCAACTTGGGCGCTAGCTGATAACCTAGGGCATGTTCGTGAACCAGCTCTCCGTATCATAGTGACTGGATGTGCTAAGCCCACAGTTTGGGTGCATGATCATATCCGATCCTTGAGGTACTCATCATATAATCATTGTTAGTCGTCAATCGAGGCAATCTGATACTGTAACCAGAGTGCCACCTTCTGAAATAAACCCAGACTGATGCACGCTGAAGAGCAGACCTtctaaaacaaaagaaaaaagtctatttttgaccatccaattCTGGCCTCagtttggttttggccatcgaactccaaaaccggatatctttggccatccaactatcaaaaccgttcaaatttgaccatcgggctgttttggtgggtggttttaatttttttatttacaattaAGTCTTTAGATCTTAAAATGATTATTACTTTTTGCTCGGACCTCCGATTTAGGTCATTCTTGCGGTCACGCATTCGTAACGGTGAGCTTTATCTTTTAAAATGTTCTTCATACTATTTTATCAATATTTGTTATATTATTCTTATATTGTTGTGTAAAAACAACAATATAAGAAAAGTAAAATAAATagttataaaataatataaataatattttaaaagaTAAAGCTCATCGTTATGAAGGCATAACCACAAGAATCACTTAAATCGGAGATACGAGAAAAAATAGTAATTATTTTAAGATCCAAGGACTATTTTATTTACAGTTTAGCCCTTGGATCTTAAAATGATTACTATTTTTTTCCTCACATCTCCAATTTAAGTGATTCGTGTGGTCATGTGTTCGTAACGATGAGCTTTATCTTTTAAAATGTTGTTCATATTATTTTGTAACTGTTTATTTTACTTTTCTTATATTGTTGTTTCTACACAACAACATAAGAATAACATAACAAATAGtgataaaatagtataaaaACATTTTAAAAGATAAAGCTCACAGTTACAAACGCGTGACCGCAGAAATGACCTAAATCGGAGGTACGGGCAAAAAGTAATCATCATTTTAAGATCTAAGGACTtaattgtaaataaaaaaattaaaaccacCCAACAAAACAGCCCGATGGTCAAATTTGAACGGTTTTGATAATTGAATGGCTAAAGATACCCGGTTTTGaagttcgatggccaaaaccaaaccgaGGCCAGAGTTGGATGAtcaaaaatagacttttttcaaaacaaaaactcaAGAAACATAACTAAAGAGGGTCCAAATCATTCAGAATGATTGCTTTTGAGAAAGTTCGACCTACTTAGCTCCAAATCACTGGATACAGGACACTGAAACAGATGATGTCTCTGCCCAATTCAGCTGCCTGTAATGTAGTGTGTGTCTGATGCCCAACCACTAGTCCACTATCTTTGCCCTCATGGTGCACCGTGTGGTGTGATGGCCCAGCAAAATCAAATCTAGTCTACCTTTGCTGCCAACAATGCATGTACCAAGGTCATGGCCTTGTCCCCTAACAGCTGCATGAAAGGCAGGGCCGCAGgggctagttctacacctatatATACAGGAGTTAGCAAGACACCATCGCTACTACCCGAAAGTCACAAAAAGCCTTTCAGAGCACAATACCTGAGCCAAGAAGCCAAGGAGAACCAATCATGATCAGTTCCAAGAGATTTTCCCAATTAACGAGGAAGTGGCAAAGGATTAAGACAGACACTTTCTGACACATGCTGCACCACTTCTCCAGTTGCAGACAAGGGCCACTGCGCTGTGTACACGGCGGATGGGAAGAGGTTTGAGGTCCCATTAGCATACCTCGGCACGATGGTCTTCAGTGAGCTGCTGAGAATGTCCCGGGAGGAGTTTGGGTTCACAAAGGATGGTAGGATCACATTGCCTTGTGATGCAGCTGCGCTGGAGTATGTGATGTGCTTGCTCAGAAGAAGTGCATCAGAGGAAGTGGAGAAGGCGTTCCTGAGCTCCGCAGTGATTCCTTGCCAGCATTCAAGCTATAGAGTGCCACCAGTGGCGCTGCATCAGCAATTTGCAGTCTGTAGCTCCTGAAGACATGCGGTCTATTCAGGATTCTACAGCTATTAGTGTAATACACTCTGTACTCTTGTATGTGTACTACTCTGACATAATTAGAAGGAAGAAAATTGTATATTCTCCCTATCTCCTTGCTGCTGCTATAAAAATTTGGTGATATGAAGCCTTTTTACTCATGCAAATCAGAGATGAATCAGAACctggccaaaaaaaaaaatcaactctAACTTTTGTGTTTCTTTTCATTTAGAATACATATGACACTTGTAGACAGGAACAGGGAATGAATGTATGTATAACTGTTAACAGAACATATTTGCACATACAATTTAGAAGAGAAGCTTGCTTTCAATACGTATGCTTCAAAAAGAAAATGCCAAGGGAATGACCCATTGGAATATTCTTAAGGTGAAGGAAATAAATTGTGGGGTTTTGACTAAAATAAGTGGTTGCTGTGTAAAAGAGTTTTTAGAGTGTAAGACTAGATATTTGTCATGAACGAATATGATACATCACTTACAATGATGAGAAAACTGTGCATAAGCTTGTAGATCGACAAACCCGGACGCCAATTTTGCAAGCATGAGCTCAGAATTTATCTGAACTCCAAACTAGTACAGCCCTTACACTCGCAGACACAGCAATAGAACAATGGTAAATGAACCATGTATAATGTATAATGTACTGATGCTGATCGAATTCGAAGGCCCACAGGAACTTGACGGAAAGACACAGAGAAATGGGTGCCACTGTGCCACATGACAAGCAGACTACCAATCCAAACTGAGATGTAGCACCGTCCGGCCAGCTGCTATGAACAAATGATGGCACTAATGCATTAACTACGAGCTAATCAAGGATTCGTGCGCGCGCGAGCCTGGACAAGTAAATCTGAGCACACTTCAGATTGGGGCAACCTATTTGATTTTGGATTCTCACCGCAGCCAACAAGCCGCCTGCTGCGCGGCGCACTAACGCGGGCCATGTTGCGTAGCACCCGACGCAcagccaccgcccaccgggAAGCtcgggggagcggcggcggcgcgggactcAACGgctcaggccgccgccgccgccaggagcgGAAGACGTCCGTGACGAAGCGAGCCCGTGGTCCGTGGATGTCCCACCCGGGGCCCAAACGGTAAGACAGGCTGACACGCGGGCCCCACCCCGACAGACCCAGAACTGCTCGGCCTTCTCCAATCTGGGCCGCGATAATCTGATCGTACGGTGTAACTGGGCCCTAGATGGGTCTAATTTTACGGAGgcgacaatttttttttttttgaaacgaaggcGACAATTTCGGAGCTGCTGCGTGTGCGACACAAGTTCTTTCATGCTCTGCCTTGCAGTTGCAACCAAACGAGATTAGAAAAAGGATGAAACGAAGAAtcttttgtactattttcttGTGATTCCAGAATCTTTACATCCAACTAAACAAGAACCTAATGGGCTACACACAAACAGCTGAGTGGCGCGTGAGTCCCATCGACGGCTTGAACAAGTCAGGGCGGCTTGAACAAGTCTCTTGGCACTGAACATGGTTTCTTCTCCTGCTTTCTTGGCAAAAAGTTCAGAGAACTTCAGTTTGTAGTATCGGGTGGTGTTCGGCTGCTTGGTGTAGTACTTGCCTTGCTGATGGACTGATGAAGCCTTGGGTGCTAATGCCGATGGTTTTATAGGCCAGAACTGAAGAAACGAAAGAGACAGAGAGCTTGCAGTTCATGTGCAGCTACCATCTCAGGTTGGCAAGAGACAACAGACAAGGCCACGAGCTCAGAAACATGCAGTGCTGGTTTTGATTACACATCCATGGGGCCATCTGTTTGGCACTTGACGCAGCCACTTGTTGCAGTATTTGGGTGCTAATATAACCTGCTAGGATATCGCAATGTGCTGCCATACTGCTATGCCTCATGTGTCTTGAAGACCACATGTAAATTGGGTCCAAATGGTCGGTACTAGTTCTTTTCAGTGGCTGCCCCCATCCTAAAGATGTCTGAAATTTTGAGACCAGCACATTGTCTCTGTGGGACCGAGTTAAGCTTATTCAAACGATCCAACACAACTTGCTCGACAGCTTCATATCACTTCTTCAATTTGCGGTCTGCAGATGGATTACTAGCACATCATGTGAGCGCGATTTCGCAGCAGCTTCTTCCAGTCATCCAGTCCCTACATTTCTTGAAGCATGCCATTGCCATCTGACCAAAACGTTCAGCCCATGCAGGCTTGTTTTCAGTGCACACCACGAcctgcaccggcaccggcacgcGGCGAACACTCGGCCCCCACCAGAACCGCATCCAAGTCGTACTCGGAGACGCGTCTGCTTGCAGCATCGCATTCGCCGTGCTCGTGGCCTTGTCCCTTGCCCAGCCATCCCATTCCTGCAGCCGTGGGAACTATATATTCTTGCAGTCCCTTGCCCAACCCATCCCATTCCATCGCAAACAAAGCACTTCAAACTCAAGTGCTCCCAACTTCTCGTccagaaagaaagagaagagatcAGAGGACCAGCCATGATCAGCGCCAAGAGGATCCCTCAGCTGGCCAAGAAGTGGCAGAGGATGGCAGCGCTCGGGAGGAAGCGACTCACCTGGCCAAAGGAAGCCGACGAGCAGTGCTGCACCTCTGTGGCGAGCAGGGGCCACTGCGCGGTGTACACGGCCGACGGGGCGCGGTTCGAGGTGCCGCTCGCCTTCCTCGGCACCGCCGTCTTCGCGGAGCTCCTGCGGATGTCGCGGGAGGAGTTCGGCTTcgcgggcggcgacgacggcaggATCACGCTGCCGTGCGACGCCGCGGTCATGGAGTACGCCATGTGCTTGCTCGGGAGAGGCGCCTCTGCCGAGCTAGAGCAGGCGTTCCTGAGCACCATGGCGATGCCGTGCCACTACGCAAGCCGTGCGTCGCCGTGTGTGGCAGCTTGCTGTTAGTTGCAGGCATGCAGGCATGCAGCTGCAC
This window contains:
- the LOC120685959 gene encoding auxin-responsive protein SAUR36-like; this translates as MAKKWQRMAALARKRLTLTPMKEAEGSCGTSSSMASKGHCVVYLADGRRFQVPLAYLGTAVFGELLMMSQEEFGFSSDEGRITLPCDAAVMEYVLCLLRRNASEEVVRAFLSSMVRPCHNVSGVVPCNQPLAVCV
- the LOC120685950 gene encoding auxin-responsive protein SAUR36-like, whose amino-acid sequence is MISTKRIPQLAKKWQRMAALGRKRLTWQKESDECCTSVASKGHCAVYTADGARFEVPLACLGTAVFTELLQMSREEFGFGGDDGRITLPCDAAVMEYAICLLRRGVSAEVEKAFLNTMVMPCHYKNSVAPYVAACC
- the LOC120685985 gene encoding auxin-responsive protein SAUR36-like; translation: MISAKRIPQLAKKWQRMAALGRKRLTWPKEADEQCCTSVASRGHCAVYTADGARFEVPLAFLGTAVFAELLRMSREEFGFAGGDDGRITLPCDAAVMEYAMCLLGRGASAELEQAFLSTMAMPCHYASRASPCVAACC